The proteins below are encoded in one region of Streptomyces cyanogenus:
- a CDS encoding alpha/beta fold hydrolase — protein MSESSAEAVADVVASAAAASAVGAAGNWRRATGIAGAAIGVLAAGAAAGVAIERMTVGRGMRRKARLALDSAGPYGTLRGTPGKAYADDGTELYYEVDEVDPDPGPSVSPRRRRLFGRKAPAPVTVVFCHGYCLSQDSWHFQRAALRGVVRTVHWDQRSHGRSGRGVAQTRDRVPLTIDQLGRDLKAVLDAAAPEGPLVLVGHSMGGMTVMALASEYPELIRDRVVATALVGTSSGRLGEVNFGLPVAGVNAVRRILPGVLKALGQQAELVEKGRRATADLFAGIIKRYSFAGRDVDPAVERFAERMIESTPIDVVAEFYPAFTDHDKTEALTCFRDMPVLVLAGVQDLVTPSEHSEAIADLLPDAELVLVPDAGHLVMLEHPEVVTDRLADLLTRAGAVPAGATVSGYGSTSSTAQPR, from the coding sequence GTGAGCGAGAGCAGCGCGGAGGCCGTGGCGGACGTCGTGGCCTCGGCCGCCGCCGCCTCCGCCGTGGGGGCGGCCGGGAACTGGCGCAGGGCGACCGGCATCGCCGGCGCCGCGATAGGCGTGCTCGCCGCGGGCGCGGCGGCCGGTGTCGCCATCGAGCGGATGACGGTGGGCCGCGGGATGCGCAGGAAGGCACGGCTGGCGCTCGACTCGGCGGGCCCCTACGGCACCCTGCGCGGCACCCCAGGCAAGGCGTACGCCGACGACGGCACCGAGCTGTACTACGAGGTCGACGAGGTCGACCCCGACCCCGGACCGAGCGTGTCCCCGCGTCGGCGCAGGCTCTTCGGCCGCAAGGCGCCCGCCCCGGTCACCGTCGTCTTCTGCCACGGCTACTGCCTCAGCCAGGACTCCTGGCACTTCCAGCGGGCGGCCCTGCGCGGGGTGGTGCGGACCGTGCACTGGGACCAGCGCAGCCACGGCCGGTCCGGGCGGGGCGTGGCCCAGACCCGGGACCGGGTGCCCCTCACCATCGACCAGCTCGGCCGCGATCTGAAGGCCGTCCTCGACGCCGCCGCACCGGAGGGGCCGCTCGTCCTGGTCGGCCACTCCATGGGCGGCATGACCGTGATGGCCCTCGCCTCCGAGTACCCGGAGCTGATCCGGGACCGGGTCGTCGCCACCGCCCTGGTGGGCACGTCGTCCGGGCGGCTCGGCGAGGTCAACTTCGGGCTCCCGGTGGCCGGCGTCAACGCGGTGCGCCGGATCCTCCCCGGGGTGCTGAAGGCCCTCGGGCAGCAGGCGGAGCTGGTGGAGAAGGGGCGCCGGGCCACCGCCGACCTGTTCGCCGGGATCATCAAGCGGTACTCGTTCGCGGGGCGGGACGTCGACCCGGCCGTCGAGCGGTTCGCCGAGCGGATGATCGAGTCCACACCGATCGACGTGGTCGCCGAGTTCTACCCGGCCTTCACCGACCACGACAAGACCGAGGCGCTCACCTGCTTCCGGGACATGCCGGTGCTGGTGCTGGCCGGAGTGCAGGACCTGGTCACGCCCAGCGAGCACAGCGAGGCCATCGCCGACCTGCTGCCCGACGCCGAGCTGGTCCTCGTGCCGGACGCCGGGCACCTGGTGATGCTGGAGCACCCGGAAGTGGTCACCGACCGCCTCGCCGACCTGCTCACCCGCGCCGGTGCGGTGCCGGCAGGAGCTACGGTAAGTGGCTATGGAAGCACCAGCAGCACCGCACAACCCCGCTGA
- the tsaE gene encoding tRNA (adenosine(37)-N6)-threonylcarbamoyltransferase complex ATPase subunit type 1 TsaE: MEAPAAPHNPAETQLTVTSPEQMRELGRRLAKLLRAGDLVMLTGELGAGKTTLTRGLGEGLGVRGAVTSPTFVIARVHPSLGDGPPLVHVDAYRLSGGLDEMEDLDLDVSLPDSVIVVEWGEGKVEELTEDRLQVVIHRAVGDTTDEVRHVTVTGLGERWDDAGLETLSG; encoded by the coding sequence ATGGAAGCACCAGCAGCACCGCACAACCCCGCTGAGACCCAGCTGACCGTCACCTCCCCGGAACAGATGCGGGAACTGGGCCGCCGACTGGCCAAACTGCTGCGCGCGGGCGACCTGGTGATGCTCACCGGGGAGCTGGGCGCGGGCAAGACCACGCTGACCCGCGGGCTCGGCGAGGGCCTCGGCGTGCGCGGCGCGGTCACCTCACCGACCTTCGTGATCGCCCGGGTCCACCCGTCCCTCGGCGACGGCCCGCCCTTGGTGCACGTCGACGCCTACCGGCTCTCCGGCGGCCTGGACGAGATGGAGGACCTGGACCTCGACGTCTCGCTGCCCGACTCGGTGATCGTCGTGGAGTGGGGCGAGGGCAAGGTCGAGGAACTGACCGAGGACCGGCTCCAGGTCGTCATCCACCGCGCGGTCGGCGACACCACGGACGAGGTACGGCACGTGACGGTGACGGGGCTGGGTGAGCGCTGGGACGACGCCGGCCTGGAGACGCTGTCCGGCTGA
- the tsaB gene encoding tRNA (adenosine(37)-N6)-threonylcarbamoyltransferase complex dimerization subunit type 1 TsaB, which translates to MLLLALDTATPAVTVALHDGTDVIASSSQVDARRHGELLLPAVDRVLAEAGLKLDAVTGIVVGTGPGPYTGLRVGLMTADTFGLALGVPVHGLCTLDGLAYAADIEKGPFVVATDARRKEVYWATYADSRTRLTGPAVDRPADIAEQVAGLPAVGAGALLYPDTFPRAHEPEHVSAAALASLAARKLAAGEELPAPRPLYLRRPDAQVPKNYKVVTPK; encoded by the coding sequence GTGCTCTTGCTCGCTCTGGATACCGCAACGCCCGCCGTCACCGTCGCGCTGCACGACGGCACCGACGTCATCGCCTCGTCGAGCCAGGTGGACGCGCGCCGGCACGGAGAGCTGCTGCTGCCGGCCGTCGACCGCGTCCTCGCCGAGGCCGGCCTGAAACTGGACGCCGTCACCGGCATCGTCGTCGGCACCGGGCCCGGCCCCTACACCGGCCTGCGCGTCGGTCTGATGACCGCAGACACCTTCGGCCTGGCGCTCGGCGTCCCGGTGCACGGCCTGTGCACCCTGGACGGCCTCGCCTACGCCGCAGACATCGAGAAGGGCCCCTTCGTGGTGGCGACCGACGCCCGCCGCAAGGAGGTCTACTGGGCCACCTACGCCGATTCCCGGACCCGGCTGACCGGCCCCGCCGTCGACCGCCCGGCCGACATCGCCGAGCAGGTCGCGGGCCTGCCCGCGGTCGGCGCGGGTGCGCTGCTCTACCCGGACACGTTCCCGCGCGCCCACGAGCCCGAGCACGTGTCCGCCGCCGCCCTGGCCTCGCTCGCCGCGCGGAAGCTCGCCGCGGGCGAGGAACTCCCGGCGCCCCGGCCGCTGTACCTGCGCCGGCCGGACGCCCAGGTCCCCAAGAACTACAAGGTGGTCACCCCCAAGTGA
- the rimI gene encoding ribosomal protein S18-alanine N-acetyltransferase produces the protein MRWWDIDPVLGLERDLFPEDAWSRGMFWSELAHARGTGATRCYLVAESADGRIVGYAGLAAAGELADVQTIAVARDHQGTGLGARLLTELLRAATAFECHEVMLECRVDNLPAQKLYERFGFVPIGFRRGYYQPGNVDALVMRLTTEPGSGSAAGSASVQGTDIND, from the coding sequence ATGCGCTGGTGGGACATCGACCCGGTCCTGGGGCTGGAGCGGGACCTGTTCCCCGAGGACGCCTGGTCCCGGGGCATGTTCTGGTCCGAGCTGGCCCACGCCCGGGGCACCGGCGCCACCCGCTGCTACCTCGTCGCCGAGTCCGCCGACGGCCGGATCGTCGGATACGCGGGCCTGGCAGCGGCCGGTGAGCTGGCCGACGTCCAGACCATCGCCGTCGCCCGCGACCACCAGGGCACCGGCCTCGGCGCCCGGCTGCTGACCGAGCTGCTGCGGGCGGCGACCGCGTTCGAGTGCCACGAGGTGATGCTCGAGTGCCGGGTCGACAACCTCCCCGCCCAGAAACTCTACGAGCGCTTCGGCTTCGTGCCCATCGGCTTCCGGCGCGGTTACTACCAGCCGGGCAACGTGGACGCCCTGGTGATGCGCCTGACCACGGAACCCGGCAGCGGCTCCGCCGCGGGCTCCGCCTCAGTACAAGGAACCGATATCAATGACTGA